The Cylindrospermum stagnale PCC 7417 genome segment TTCTACAAATGGAAGAAAAAAGAATTTGATATAACATCAGAAAAGAAAAAGCAACTAAACGCCAAATTGGAAGAATTGGCTTTAAAGGGAACTGATAATGCAAATAATCGCTTTTGTTTGCCAGAAAAGTTTATTGAGAAGATTTTGGGTGAAAAGGATGATGATTTATTTTCATTAGCGTTAAAAATTGGCTGGCTTAATCAAGTTGGTGTAGACGCAAAAAATCCTAATCAGCGTGTTTACGCTTTCTACCATCCCACGTTTCAAGAATATTTTGCAGCGTTAGCTATTGATGATTGGGACTTTTTTCTACCCCGTGAACATGACAACAATAATCCTCAGCCAGTTTCCGACAGATACCGCATTTTTGAACCGCAGTGGAAAGAGGTAATTTTGCTGTGGCTGGGGCGTGATAATGTGAATAAGGATGAAAAGGAAAACTTTATCAAAAGGATGGTGGAATTTAAAGATGGATGCGAAGGTTTTTATTTGTTTTCAGGAATCTTTATGTCAGCAGCTAGTTTGGCTGAGTTTAGAGACTTTCAAGATTTTAATTTTCCTGATAGAATTATAGAGTACATTGTCAAATTGGCTTTTGGTTATTATGATGATAAACAATATTGTTGTCATAGGAATTTGCCAATCCTTACTCAAAAAGCTTGGTCTGTAATACAAGACACTGATCGCAGTAAAGCGATAGAGCATATTACTAAGTTGTTATCTGCTCATATGGATATTCTAAAGGAATTGTTTCCTGTTGAGGAAGAACTTATTATTCCAGGATATGATGGCGCATTATTAAACTTTATTGAAGAAGTTAGCTTAAGGTTGTTAATACTTGAAAAGGATAACTCAGATGCGATAAAAAATCTTAACTATTTATTCCAAAATTTTTATTTCATAGATATAGATTTCCCTTCTTGGGCAGGTGATGTTGAAGATATTAAGATTATGAATAAAACATTAATATCTTATATCAGTAGTGGCCACATCAAAAGTTGCTATTCTGTAAATAATTTTAGAGAAGAACATATTGAAATTGAGAATAGTCAAAGTGAGAATAGCCATAGTTTAGAAGATATACTATCTGGAAGATCCGAAATTGAAGTGATAAATGATTTAATAAAACAGGTTTATGAAGGCAGTGATGATTCTAATCAAGGAACAGCAGCTATTTTTTCATTGAAAAAGATTCTTAAAGGCAATTTATTTGAAGTTATCGTTAAAATGTTGAAAGATTTTTTGATAAAACCAGAATTTAGATCAAAACACTGGTTAGTAAGACAATGTTGCTGGGAAATTGTGCGATACAGCGCTGAAAACATGACTTACCCCGACTTCTATCAAGCTTGGTATCAGCCAGCAGCAATAGAAATGAGTAAAAGTTGATTTTTTCCAAAATTCTCAAAACCAAAATTAATCATTTAACAAAAAACCATGATTATCGAATTAGCAAACCTCAAACAAGAACTAATTTCTATTTGCCAATCTACCAATCTTGGCTTTAACATCACTCCGGCAACCAAAGAGCAAATCGAGACATTAGCTGCAAAAATTGAACCGCTAAATCCCACCGCTGAACCGACAAATCATATCGAGTTGCTTCAAGGACGATGGCAACTGTTGTACAGTACATTTAGCTTAGAACAAGAAACCACTCTGCAACGTCTTTCTTTTGGTAAACTACCGAATGTGAAAGTTAATGTTACTGGAATCTTTCAAGAAATTTATCCGGATGGTCAGCAGTACATTAACTTGATTGAATTTACTGGATTTTCTGGTGTTCAAGGTGTTGCTTTAGTTAGCGGACGCTATACTGTTGAAAATGATAAACGCTTGAATATTGAATTTTGGGAAACTTCTGTTAAAAGTGTAAATAATGATTTGAGTGATTCTGCTTTTCGAGAGGCTTTAGGAGTAGATAATGATTCACCTCTGGAAGCAGCACTCTCATTTAGTGGTTGGTCAGATATTACCTATGTAGATGAAGATTTCCGCCTAATGCGTGGAAATCAGCAAAATTTGTATGTGCTGCTGCGAGATTAGTAATACAGCCAATTACATCAAAATAAGGTACACAATGGCGGGCTAGAAGCGCTAATAGCTGTACTTCATTTACTTGCAAAATGCTGTATTAAATTTGCTCGATTAAGAATAACTTCTCGGAAACCTCACCCTGGTTTTGCTATCGCAAAACCTGTCCCTCTCCTTGGTAAGGAGAGGGATATTTGTTAGGATTTTTTGAGGTTTAAAAAGACTTTTGGGTAGTTGGGTCTCATTAAAATCTCAAACCCACACCACACCTGTCCCTCTCCTTGGTAAGGAGAGGGATGTTTGTTAGGATTTTTTGAGGTTTAAAAAGACTTTTGGGTAGTTGGGTCTCATTAAAATCTCAAACCCACACCACCTTGCAAAGATAAAGCAGTACCGGCACCATTACGGTAGGCATCAAAGGCAATGATAGCGTTACCAAAAATTACGGTGTTGCTATTTGGCACCATGTAATCAATTCCCGGTTGCAGGGCAAAACTAATTTTATTACCTACCGGGGAACGTGTAGCACCACCGGCTAATACTACCCCAGCGCCCAAGTATGCGTCTGTTTGCCAGTTGAGGGGGACGTCATAAGAAACTGTGGGCACAACTGCTGTACTTTCGCCAACTATAGCTTGGGCACGGAAAGAAATTGGTCTTTCTAGTAGTTTGTAGCGGATGGCAAGGACTCCACCAATTTGGCCACCTTCAGAAAGTCCAACTGTTGGGCCGATACCAACATAGCTACCATAAGCTACTTGAGCTTGTGCTGGTTGATTGCTGATAGCCTGACTCAAAACCGAACCAGCAAAGAGAACTGAAACTAAATACAAAATATACTTCATTACCCTACTCCTGACACGAGTTTGAGTTTTGATCTCAAATCGTTGACTACATCAATTTACTCGCTTCTTACTCTAAAAGTACTCAGTATGTGGGAATTTTCGTCAAAGAAAAGGCGATCGCGCAATGGGCTTCGGCGATCGCTCCCTAAACCCCTAAAAAACGCCCAAAACCATTGGTATAACTAGATTTTAGTCACTTTTTGACCAAAAAAAGGAGCGATCGCCAATCATAATCCAAAATTTTCCCGGTACTCAACAGTTGATAACCGGCAATGAATAAAGCAGCAGCGCTGATAATCACCAAGAGATTTACTGATGCAAAGACATTAGCTGTAAAAAATATTACTCCTATTCCTAAGGCGAGCAACAGCCATCCTAAGTTGTGGTTTATCCGCCGTTGAAAGAGAATATAAACGCCAGCCATACACACCATGACACCAGGGAGGCGGATAAAAAGACCCACTCGAACATTCGCAGTTAAAATCACAATTGCGGCAACCATCAAAGCCAAGCCGAGAATTTTGCTAGTTTTATCTACTGAATTTAGTCTGCTATTATCGGCAATTGGCGGCTGAAGTGCTGTAGGATTTGTGCTAGAACCAACATTGACTTGCCGAGCTTGTTTAGATTGAAATATAAATGTTAATTTACCTCCTTGACCGAGGTCGATTCTATCTCCTAAGTCAAGCAGAGAAGGAGTTCTTGCCTCCAGTTTATTGTTATTGATAAATGTCCCGTTGGAGCTTCCCAAATCTTCAATAAAATAAATACTTCCTGTTACCTGAATCTGTGCATGAATGCGAGAAGCCACATCCGCATCTGGCAAATTAGAAACATCAATATCCGGTGAAATTTGGTCATTCGGCTTACCAATGCGAATTACAGGCTGATTTAAGGGTAAATCAAAAGACGTATTACTTTGGAGATGAAATAGCTCTAAATTCAACTCGGTAGTTTTGAATGTATTTAAGTTTTGCATAGCTTATTCTGTTGATCAGCAATTTCATAATTTTGTTAGCTTGTACTATCTCAGTTATCACCTTAGCTTGAAAAAAGGCAAGAGACAGGAGGAACTAAGGGTTTTCAGGCGTTATGGTGTACGCAGTTCATAATGGGTTATTTTAAGTTAATTTTAACTGTTTAGATGCTTGAGACGATGGCTTTCATCTCCAATGGGGATACAACCTGCTTCTTTTGCTGATGCAAGGGAATCTCAATCCAAAACTCGGTTCCTTTGCTCAATTCGGACACACACCGCAACTTACCAGAGTGTCTCTGCACAACAATCTGGTAGCTAATCGATAAGCCCAACCCTGTGCCTTCACCCACAGGTTTAGTAGTGAAAAATGGATCAAACAGCTTTTGCTGAACCTCTTGAGTCATCCCTGAGCCATTATCAGCGATTCGCACCAGCACTTGGTTATTACCAACAAGTTCAGTGCTAATTTTTATTTGGTTGGGACCGCGCTGAATATCTGGCTGGAAGCCCTGGTTATTGACACTATCAAAGGCATCAATTGCATTATTAATAATGTTCATAAAAACCTGATTTAACTGCCCTGCATAACACTCTACCAAAGGTAGCTGTCCATACTCCTTAATAACTTCAATCTTAGGACGCTTTGGATTAAGTTTTAGTCGATTCTGCAAAATCAGCAGCGTACTTTCAATACCTTCATGAATATCAACTTCTTTCATATCTGCTTCATCCAGACGGGAGAAAGTGCGTAAAGACAAGACAATCTCCCTAATCCGGTTAGTTCCCATTTTCATGGAAATGAGAATTTTGGGAAAGTCATCCAGCAGAAAATCTAAGTCAATTTTCTCAATCTTTTCCTGAATTATATCTCCTGGATTCGGTAACTCTTCTTGGTAGAGGCGTATTAGCTCTATTAATTCATAAGCGTATTCGCTGGTGTGAGCAATATTGCCGTTGATAAAGTTAACTGGATTATTGATTTCATGTGCTATCCCAGCCACAAGCTGACCCAAGCTAGACATCTTCTCAGTTTGAATCAGTTGAGATTGGGTGCTTTGGAGTTCAACTAGAGTTCGTTCAAGTTGCTGAGTTTGCTGTCTCAACTGTGCTTCTGATTGTCGGATAGCTTCCTCTACTTGCTTGCGATCGCTAATGTCACGAGAGACAATAACTCCAGCTTTGAGAGAAATGCTTGAATCTATTAATGGTCTACCACTGACTACTGCCCAAATTCCATCAGGTACCTCAGCATGACGCACAAACATTTCAATATTGTCTGATTCCTCACCTTGGATTGCCCTAAATAGTGGGAGGTTCTTTTCAGGGAAAGGTGTCACCTTATCGGGTAAAAAAAGTCCATATTGCTGTGACCAATCTTTACTTTTCGCATTGTTTTCCAGACTACCAAACATCCGCTCTGCTGCTGGATTAAAGATAATAAATTGCTCCCGATCATCAGCAACTACTACGGCATCGCTGATCGTGTCGAGGAGCAATTGCAAAATGCTGGTTTGTTTTTGAAGAGCTTCTTCTGCTTGTTTGCGTTCATTAATTTCTAACTCTAGACGTTGGTTTATTTGGTTTAATTCAGTATTTTCCAGTAGCGTTTCACGGGACTCAGCTAGCTTCAATCCCATGTAGTTAAATGCTTGAGCCAGGTCTTCTACTTCATCACCTGTGGAGATATTTAAGCGGTAATCGAGGTTTCCGGCGGCGATTTCTGCCGTTCCCACCTGTAACTTTTGCAAAGACTTGATTACCGGACGCCAGATCAGCACAAACTTACCAATAAATAGAATCAGAATCACCCCGATAACAGCAAAAGAGATATTTTTCTGCATTTTATGTAATCTTTCTAATTGCAAATCAATCAGAAAGCTTTGCTTATAAGCAAGGTCAATCAAATCCTTGAGAAAAAACTCAATATCTCTGTTAAAAGAATTAATAGCGCGGAAATACTGCTGTGAATCAGCCAGATACGTTTCACTGGGTTTCCTCTGGGCTAGCTGAATCGCCATATCAGAAAGAAACTTGTGACGGCGACGAATTATAGATATTTTTGTAGCATCTGGTATTAATATCTCTAACTCATCAAGGGACTCCATAAACTGGGTTTTAAACTGATTCATCTCTGAATTATCACCATTAAATAAAACAACATCCTTGAGGGCAATAATTTCAGATTTCAAGGCATTTTCAGCTTCTAGCGATGCTTTAATAGTTGCCGTACTTTGTTTATTTTTATCAATAGCAGTCTGTTTTATCTGTTGAAAAACTAAAGTATTACCAACAAGAATAGCTGCTATAAGTCCGACAAATACAGCAGAACCTGTGAAAAATTTTGTGGATATCTTCATTGTGCAGGCAAGGAAATTAAGTTGAGGTCTTTTCGGAGTTGCTGAATAGGAGCATAGTCGGAAGGGCTAACAAGGGTGTATCCAGCCGACTCAGTTCCCGTGATATCTTCTATCCCATCCGGGGTATTAATAAAAGCTTGCTTCAATTGTTTGATCAACTCAATCGGCAGTTTCTTTGAAACTACTATGGGTGCTTGGGGTATGGGGGCAGACTCCCAGATAATTCTGGAGTTTTTAGCTGTTAGTTTGCCGCTTTGTTGCCGCTTGAGGTAGGAAGAAATATTAGCCGCAGCAGCGTCAACGGTGCCATCTTCTAGTGCTGCCATACTCTTGCTATGGTTGCCAGCAAAAAGAACTCGAGCAAAATCTCGCCCCGGTTCAATACCTTGTTTTTTGAGACTTGCCAGTGGCATTAGATACCCAGAGGTGGACGATTTATCTACAAAGGCAACGCGCTTGCCTTTGAGGTCTTTTAAGGTTTTGATGGGACTGTCTACCCTGACAATAATGCACGCCCGATACCAGGGTTGCCCCGTATGCCTGTCGATGGGAGCGACTAATGGTTCTACTTTAGCACCCCGATCTAGCGCTCTCAGATAGGTAGAAGGCCCTAAATAACCAATATCAACCTTTTCTTGCACCAGCCAGTCAACGGCTTCACTGTAACTTTTGGCAACTTGGAAATCGACTTGTCGTCCCAGGGATTTTTCCAGGTAGGCATCGAAGGCTTTAATCATCTGTTCTTGGTCTTGAGGGTTGCGTGCTGGCAGCACCCCAATTTTTAAGGTAGGTAAGTTCTTTTTGCTACTAATGGGAGCTTTATCCACAGTAGATTTAGAACCGCCAGATGCTTGAAAACTACAGCCTGTACCCATCAGTGCCACAACTACAGCCAAAACGAGAACCGCGCTTTTAGTGAATAAGTCGTTTCTAGTGAACAGACTCGGCTGCGCGTCTAAGTATTTTTCCATAGAGATGAATTCAAAGATAGATTGGTCAAAAATACCTAGACTATAGTTTAGCTGCCCCGGAGGATTTTTACTCAGTCTCGGCTAAATATATGTTTCCCTAAAGATATGTAAAGTTAACAGTTCCCAGTAAGAATGCAAGTAATTACACAAATTACATGAAACAGAAATGACAAGCTTTTGGTTGGCCTTGGCTTACAGCAGAAATCATTATTTAGACCACAGTGTAAAAACGTTGCATGCAACGTCTCTACTTTCTTGTTTAATTTCCCAGAAAGTGGTTCATTTACAAGGTTAGTTCATTTGGGAGAGTGTCAATTAATTGGAATCTGAATCCAGAACTCTGTACCTTGGCCTGGTTCTGAGAAACACTCCAAAATTCCCCCATGTTTTTCGACGACTATTTGATAGCTAATTGACAGCCCTAATCCTGTTCCCTTACCCACGGGTTTGGTTGTAAAAAATGGGTCAAATAACTTTTTTCTCACTTCTTCTGAGATGCCGATTCCATTATCAGAAATCTGGATAGAGACAAAATTGTTTTCTAAAATTGCGGTACTAATGCGAATTGTAGGTAGGGGCAATTCTTGATAATTATCTTGTCCGTTATTTCTCTGAATGACTAAATCTTCCAATGCATCAATGGCATTAGTTAAAATGTTCATAAATACCTGATTAAGTTGCCCTGGGTAGCAATCAATTAAAGGTAAATTTCCATAATCTTTAATGATAGATATGCCCAGTCCATTACCAGTATTTTTCCAGCGGTGATGCAAAATGAATAGTGTATTATCAATCCCTTCATGAATATCAACTAACTTTTTCT includes the following:
- a CDS encoding NACHT domain-containing protein, producing the protein MGKLTKGPGSKKLVWDFVETLFTRGDNLPGFKIHWEKENANRPELVVNTQRRVLNNLDSFTKNKIGTVIKLLEELEIWDDRRLNQKQGSDKGKFALKLWSLTDVETNRKEFEVLWEASRTNKSKDLEAIYQRSLNTAEETQGEFDWQNICRTMLEEQKKFTTKRLMLAEEMVFNINDIDVKLALVKRKPPDKRIGDDDSERFRFSQPEYEETEKLEYEEFFDKVLKSEQSNKIAIIGEPGAGKTTLLQKIAFEILEKNLGLPIWISLGNLATPTPNFQEYLLNDWLKNAIFPVTSKHKDEFTELITAGKVWLLLDGVDEIAVNSGNPLTVISDGFQAWSKDLHLVLSCRLNIWEANPFLLDGFETYRTLQFSQEKVDDFIKAGFQKNSALGDELQKALNQPGKERIKDLVKNPLRLMLLCSTWQGLNGKLPDTKAELYQQFVDEFYKWKKKEFDITSEKKKQLNAKLEELALKGTDNANNRFCLPEKFIEKILGEKDDDLFSLALKIGWLNQVGVDAKNPNQRVYAFYHPTFQEYFAALAIDDWDFFLPREHDNNNPQPVSDRYRIFEPQWKEVILLWLGRDNVNKDEKENFIKRMVEFKDGCEGFYLFSGIFMSAASLAEFRDFQDFNFPDRIIEYIVKLAFGYYDDKQYCCHRNLPILTQKAWSVIQDTDRSKAIEHITKLLSAHMDILKELFPVEEELIIPGYDGALLNFIEEVSLRLLILEKDNSDAIKNLNYLFQNFYFIDIDFPSWAGDVEDIKIMNKTLISYISSGHIKSCYSVNNFREEHIEIENSQSENSHSLEDILSGRSEIEVINDLIKQVYEGSDDSNQGTAAIFSLKKILKGNLFEVIVKMLKDFLIKPEFRSKHWLVRQCCWEIVRYSAENMTYPDFYQAWYQPAAIEMSKS
- a CDS encoding PAP/fibrillin family protein, producing MIIELANLKQELISICQSTNLGFNITPATKEQIETLAAKIEPLNPTAEPTNHIELLQGRWQLLYSTFSLEQETTLQRLSFGKLPNVKVNVTGIFQEIYPDGQQYINLIEFTGFSGVQGVALVSGRYTVENDKRLNIEFWETSVKSVNNDLSDSAFREALGVDNDSPLEAALSFSGWSDITYVDEDFRLMRGNQQNLYVLLRD
- a CDS encoding FHA domain-containing protein, with the protein product MQNLNTFKTTELNLELFHLQSNTSFDLPLNQPVIRIGKPNDQISPDIDVSNLPDADVASRIHAQIQVTGSIYFIEDLGSSNGTFINNNKLEARTPSLLDLGDRIDLGQGGKLTFIFQSKQARQVNVGSSTNPTALQPPIADNSRLNSVDKTSKILGLALMVAAIVILTANVRVGLFIRLPGVMVCMAGVYILFQRRINHNLGWLLLALGIGVIFFTANVFASVNLLVIISAAALFIAGYQLLSTGKILDYDWRSLLFLVKK
- a CDS encoding ATP-binding protein → MKISTKFFTGSAVFVGLIAAILVGNTLVFQQIKQTAIDKNKQSTATIKASLEAENALKSEIIALKDVVLFNGDNSEMNQFKTQFMESLDELEILIPDATKISIIRRRHKFLSDMAIQLAQRKPSETYLADSQQYFRAINSFNRDIEFFLKDLIDLAYKQSFLIDLQLERLHKMQKNISFAVIGVILILFIGKFVLIWRPVIKSLQKLQVGTAEIAAGNLDYRLNISTGDEVEDLAQAFNYMGLKLAESRETLLENTELNQINQRLELEINERKQAEEALQKQTSILQLLLDTISDAVVVADDREQFIIFNPAAERMFGSLENNAKSKDWSQQYGLFLPDKVTPFPEKNLPLFRAIQGEESDNIEMFVRHAEVPDGIWAVVSGRPLIDSSISLKAGVIVSRDISDRKQVEEAIRQSEAQLRQQTQQLERTLVELQSTQSQLIQTEKMSSLGQLVAGIAHEINNPVNFINGNIAHTSEYAYELIELIRLYQEELPNPGDIIQEKIEKIDLDFLLDDFPKILISMKMGTNRIREIVLSLRTFSRLDEADMKEVDIHEGIESTLLILQNRLKLNPKRPKIEVIKEYGQLPLVECYAGQLNQVFMNIINNAIDAFDSVNNQGFQPDIQRGPNQIKISTELVGNNQVLVRIADNGSGMTQEVQQKLFDPFFTTKPVGEGTGLGLSISYQIVVQRHSGKLRCVSELSKGTEFWIEIPLHQQKKQVVSPLEMKAIVSSI
- the phnD gene encoding phosphate/phosphite/phosphonate ABC transporter substrate-binding protein, translating into MEKYLDAQPSLFTRNDLFTKSAVLVLAVVVALMGTGCSFQASGGSKSTVDKAPISSKKNLPTLKIGVLPARNPQDQEQMIKAFDAYLEKSLGRQVDFQVAKSYSEAVDWLVQEKVDIGYLGPSTYLRALDRGAKVEPLVAPIDRHTGQPWYRACIIVRVDSPIKTLKDLKGKRVAFVDKSSTSGYLMPLASLKKQGIEPGRDFARVLFAGNHSKSMAALEDGTVDAAAANISSYLKRQQSGKLTAKNSRIIWESAPIPQAPIVVSKKLPIELIKQLKQAFINTPDGIEDITGTESAGYTLVSPSDYAPIQQLRKDLNLISLPAQ